The following are encoded together in the Magnetococcales bacterium genome:
- a CDS encoding class I SAM-dependent methyltransferase, translated as MNAPPRQIGEFSDWESRYQSQPVTQLPWFTTDPDRDLLATLEGRRIDSGRFLDLGTGPGTQAAWLAQRGFRVTGSDLSATAIAAAGDYCRERGVEVALVVDDILASALPGPFEWIFDRGCFHVLPPESRGRYVQTVHRLVDPNGLLLLKCFHVKETLMEGGPYRFAPEDIEAIFSSHFRVLESRETRFEGTLDHQPVALFTLLQPLDRP; from the coding sequence TTATCAAAGTCAGCCGGTGACCCAGCTTCCCTGGTTCACCACCGATCCGGATCGGGATCTGCTGGCCACCCTGGAGGGGCGTCGGATCGATAGCGGGCGTTTTTTGGATCTGGGAACCGGACCGGGCACCCAGGCCGCGTGGTTGGCGCAACGGGGTTTCCGGGTCACGGGCAGCGACCTGTCCGCCACCGCCATTGCCGCTGCCGGGGATTACTGCCGGGAACGGGGGGTGGAGGTGGCGCTGGTGGTGGATGACATTTTGGCCTCCGCGCTGCCGGGGCCGTTCGAGTGGATTTTCGACCGGGGTTGTTTTCACGTCCTGCCCCCGGAAAGTCGTGGGCGGTATGTTCAGACCGTACACAGGCTGGTTGATCCCAATGGATTGCTGTTGTTGAAGTGTTTTCACGTCAAGGAGACCCTCATGGAAGGGGGACCGTACCGTTTCGCCCCCGAGGATATCGAGGCCATTTTCTCCAGCCATTTCCGGGTGCTGGAAAGCCGTGAAACCCGCTTCGAGGGGACGTTGGACCATCAGCCCGTGGCGTTGTTCACCCTGTTGCAACCCCTGGATCGTCCATGA
- a CDS encoding cytochrome b, which produces MNPLPIDRYDPVARWLHWAMAVLLIGMVGSGFYATSLTYYDPWYHRSVFWHRSFGVAVFAVAWLRLGWRLGHPAPPFPAASPAWERLAATWTHRMLYLLMILLPITGYLISTADGRGVSVFGWFELPALLEPDKDRASWMGRIHLGAAVSLGALVLLHVAAAFKHHLIDRDGTLRRMW; this is translated from the coding sequence ATGAATCCGCTCCCGATCGACCGTTACGATCCGGTGGCCCGCTGGCTCCACTGGGCCATGGCCGTGCTGTTGATCGGCATGGTGGGATCGGGATTTTATGCGACCAGTCTCACCTATTATGATCCCTGGTATCATCGTTCCGTGTTCTGGCATCGCTCTTTCGGGGTGGCGGTTTTCGCGGTGGCTTGGTTGCGTCTGGGGTGGCGTCTGGGCCATCCGGCTCCCCCCTTTCCCGCCGCGTCCCCGGCCTGGGAACGGTTGGCTGCCACCTGGACCCATCGCATGCTTTACCTGTTGATGATCCTGTTGCCCATCACCGGTTATCTGATTTCCACGGCGGATGGGCGCGGGGTCTCGGTTTTCGGCTGGTTCGAGCTGCCGGCGCTGCTGGAGCCCGACAAGGACCGGGCTTCTTGGATGGGGCGGATCCATCTCGGCGCGGCGGTTTCCTTGGGCGCTTTGGTGCTGTTGCATGTGGCCGCCGCCTTCAAGCATCACCTCATCGATCGCGACGGCACCCTGCGTCGCATGTGGTAA
- a CDS encoding YceI family protein → MKKTRILPQFLQVTALACALWMGASPVWAASEKYQIDPTHSFVTFTIPHLGYSLLQGRFNKVSGQFSLDLAQPESGAIQIAVETASIDSNHAERDKHLKGKDFLEVEKFPKAEFKSTRIVENDGKVKVDGDLTLHGVTKPVSFEAKLVGTGPDPWGGFRRGYAGSLRVKRADFGISYNLGPAAESLDLGLFIEGIRQ, encoded by the coding sequence ATGAAGAAAACCCGAATTCTGCCCCAATTTCTGCAAGTAACCGCCCTGGCCTGTGCCCTGTGGATGGGTGCCTCACCCGTCTGGGCCGCGTCGGAAAAATATCAGATCGATCCCACCCACTCGTTCGTCACCTTCACCATCCCCCATCTGGGCTACAGCCTGTTGCAGGGACGGTTCAACAAGGTTTCCGGTCAATTCTCCCTGGATCTGGCCCAGCCCGAAAGCGGCGCCATCCAGATCGCAGTCGAGACCGCCTCCATCGACAGCAACCACGCCGAACGGGATAAGCATCTCAAAGGCAAGGACTTCCTGGAAGTCGAGAAGTTTCCCAAGGCCGAATTCAAAAGCACCCGCATCGTGGAAAACGATGGCAAGGTCAAGGTGGACGGGGATCTGACCCTGCATGGCGTGACCAAACCGGTCTCCTTCGAGGCCAAACTGGTGGGCACCGGACCGGATCCGTGGGGGGGATTCCGTCGGGGCTACGCGGGCAGCCTGCGGGTCAAGCGTGCCGATTTCGGGATCAGCTACAATCTGGGACCAGCCGCCGAGTCGTTGGATCTCGGGCTGTTCATCGAGGGCATTCGGCAATAA
- a CDS encoding nitroreductase family protein gives MDVVSAIENRRSVKRFDPSHSMSREEETKLIQLAMLSPTAFNLQHWRFVVVRDRGLRQKIRAVAWNQAQFTDASMLVILCADLRAWARKPERYCVNMPPETQEKLLPVIRGYYEDNEGVQRDEVMRSCGIAAQTLMLAAQGMGYDSCPMTGFDFEAVARFINLPPDHVITLCVAVGRPLEPARPRGGQLPLDEVMILDNF, from the coding sequence ATGGATGTTGTATCCGCTATTGAAAATCGTCGTTCCGTCAAGCGTTTCGACCCCTCCCACAGCATGAGCCGGGAAGAGGAGACCAAACTCATTCAACTGGCCATGCTCTCTCCCACGGCCTTCAATCTGCAACATTGGCGTTTTGTGGTGGTGCGGGATCGGGGATTGCGTCAGAAGATCCGTGCGGTGGCGTGGAATCAGGCCCAGTTCACCGATGCGTCGATGCTGGTGATTCTGTGCGCCGATCTGCGGGCCTGGGCCAGAAAACCGGAACGGTATTGCGTCAACATGCCCCCGGAAACGCAAGAAAAGCTGTTGCCCGTCATTCGGGGCTACTACGAGGACAACGAGGGGGTGCAACGGGATGAGGTGATGCGTTCCTGTGGCATCGCGGCTCAGACCTTGATGCTGGCGGCCCAGGGCATGGGATACGACTCCTGCCCCATGACCGGATTCGATTTCGAGGCGGTGGCCCGGTTCATCAATCTGCCTCCGGATCACGTCATCACCTTGTGCGTGGCGGTGGGCAGACCCCTTGAACCCGCCCGTCCCCGTGGCGGACAACTCCCGCTGGATGAAGTGATGATTCTGGACAACTTCTGA
- a CDS encoding SpoIIE family protein phosphatase, whose translation MKTDQETRPKTLLVVDDAPENITILKGVLSDLYRIRPAIHGRAALKAVLIEPIPDLILLDVMMPEMDGHAVCRHLKEDPVTREIPIIFITGLSDDADELLGLELGAVDYITKPIRPAIVRARVQTQLALREASRIIERQNLLLTEEREMIENIVLRMRGADHFATRRVRHLYHPVEQTAGDLLLSASTPDGRQRVLLGDFTGHGLTAAIGGPMVAYIFQSMTARGDSGPDLFREINNQLHARLPTGIFFAATLVELDSLRQQALILNAAMPETLLIHPSIPPRRVISTFHPLGVSFMADSPTLEVPILVQPGEKIYLYTDGIVEAVTPQGEMFGGARLEEMLIHPLWGGAPLETILTRLHAHCGRETHEDDIAMIEIEV comes from the coding sequence ATGAAAACAGATCAGGAAACCCGCCCCAAGACCCTGCTGGTGGTGGACGACGCGCCAGAAAACATCACCATCCTCAAGGGGGTATTGAGCGACCTGTACCGCATCCGACCCGCGATCCATGGCCGGGCCGCCCTGAAGGCGGTACTCATCGAGCCGATACCGGATCTGATCCTGCTGGATGTGATGATGCCGGAAATGGATGGCCACGCGGTATGCCGTCATCTCAAGGAGGATCCGGTCACCCGGGAGATTCCGATCATTTTCATCACCGGATTGAGCGACGACGCCGACGAACTGCTCGGCCTGGAACTGGGAGCCGTGGACTACATCACCAAGCCGATCCGCCCGGCCATCGTGCGGGCGCGGGTCCAGACCCAACTGGCCCTGCGGGAGGCATCACGAATTATCGAACGCCAGAACCTGCTGCTCACGGAAGAGCGGGAGATGATCGAAAACATCGTGTTGCGCATGCGTGGGGCCGATCATTTTGCCACCCGTCGGGTACGTCATCTGTATCATCCGGTGGAACAGACCGCCGGAGACCTGCTGTTGTCCGCCAGCACTCCGGATGGCCGACAACGGGTCTTGCTGGGGGATTTCACCGGTCACGGTCTGACGGCGGCCATCGGCGGACCGATGGTGGCCTATATTTTCCAGTCCATGACCGCCCGTGGCGACTCCGGACCGGATCTGTTCCGGGAGATCAACAACCAGTTGCACGCCCGGCTTCCCACCGGCATTTTTTTCGCCGCCACCCTGGTGGAACTGGACAGCCTCCGTCAACAGGCCCTCATTTTGAACGCCGCCATGCCGGAAACCCTGCTGATCCACCCGAGCATCCCACCAAGACGGGTCATCTCCACCTTTCACCCCCTGGGGGTGAGCTTCATGGCCGACTCCCCGACCCTGGAAGTCCCCATCCTGGTGCAACCGGGAGAAAAAATCTATCTGTACACCGATGGCATCGTCGAAGCCGTCACCCCCCAAGGGGAGATGTTCGGCGGCGCACGGCTGGAAGAGATGCTGATCCATCCGCTGTGGGGCGGGGCACCCCTGGAGACCATCCTGACCCGTCTCCATGCCCATTGCGGACGCGAAACCCACGAAGATGATATTGCGATGATCGAAATAGAAGTATAA
- a CDS encoding response regulator — translation MADWFSQQMDYIFFVYGLSFLILGVVCQSMPRDDPSGLSWRLLGGFGLCHGVSEWLELLEMIFGDSPEFYAIRFFIHAVSFLFLAEFALSGLATRLARHWAPGLSLVPLTGVGVVAWIQGVEYFPAWMRYGLVLPSCLIGAGLFWQAGSTSTRGKRLWLRFGALGMLAYGLASGLVVPPMTVWPATALNTQSFLATTGVPIQLLRAIAAMLLTISLWGVATDQPEINPLFQKQKRYFSLFIGGFLLLLGAGWGLTEHLGKLYQTDQSTALRNDLEGLANRLNRETFAIEGSVIALAGIIQPMLHSDMTPSEHAWEIQSTLDQLASSVKGIAYLMDPKGVVFSASNRDTPGSFLSQNYRFRPYFQEAMEGRIGHYFAYGVTSGEPGYYAGAPIRARGGSQEIIAVAVIKKTLLESELGFKKFSHAFLLNPHGVALLSGQEGFTPRPLWPLDAAILNHLETSKQFGPLNEHKSVFKKELLDDTRLEIEHTPYIVGRLAINQEGWSILLLKAEKTTRVNRMLGILIALLVSILMLTYYLVLHRETTVLFNARKMAEDASQTKSYFLANMSHEIRTPINAVMGMIHLALQTNLNTQQRHYLARIEEAGRTLLHIINDILDFSKIEAGKLSLESIPFALDKVADRVAAMVAPKTQDKALELIVFVDHQLPSVLMGDPLRLGQILLNLMSNAVKFTESGEVSLEILCAGITNQTARVDFRVRDTGIGMTPDQIARLFNAFTQADSSTTRRYGGTGLGLAICRHLVEQMGGEIRLTSEPGQGSQFSFQLPFPLAGKHNDTLPDTPEIPLRLTASRMLVVDDHPMARRVCREMLAPYPCRIEEAENGLQAVDRVLRAAPDDPFDLVLMDWRMPGMDGLEAMRRIRETLGTEAPPVILVTAFGHDEVNTSSSREEVPWFLMKPFTASALLEMIAHAQGGRNLPRVREIHTKPVIGGRLLLVEDNELNQEVAKGILAMAGCRVEVAVNGVEAVEKVQTGGFDLVLMDVQMPVMDGFEATRRIRADQKWQTLPIIAMTANAMSGDRELCLRAGMNDYVTKPIEPHILYDTLLKWLPDTVEKPSPSLEEHLPSLPEATAVRTGKTTTLPPLPGLDTRMGLATMGGDETLYRNILSRFVHNQGEAGRVMTELLAKPDYATLERTAHTLKGVAASIGACGLRDAAAAIERATHPGGGQDHAPLPLLVERATTELEAVVATITHAFPTPEPQAPHPPPDHATDAARLTPLFRQANTLIYHFDSGADAVIDAMEGVITTDAQRERLRTLKILLEGYDYEGALDALRQWATEAGVELESPP, via the coding sequence CCTGCCTGGATGCGCTATGGGCTGGTTCTACCCTCCTGCCTGATCGGCGCGGGACTTTTCTGGCAGGCCGGGAGCACATCCACGCGCGGCAAACGGCTCTGGCTGCGTTTTGGCGCCTTGGGCATGTTGGCTTATGGACTGGCCAGCGGCTTGGTGGTACCCCCGATGACTGTCTGGCCCGCCACGGCACTCAACACTCAAAGCTTCCTGGCCACCACCGGGGTGCCCATTCAACTGCTGCGGGCGATAGCGGCCATGCTGCTCACCATTTCCTTGTGGGGGGTGGCCACGGATCAACCGGAAATCAACCCGCTATTCCAGAAACAAAAACGCTATTTTTCCCTGTTCATCGGCGGATTTCTGCTCCTGCTCGGCGCCGGATGGGGTCTGACCGAACATCTGGGCAAGCTCTACCAAACCGATCAGTCCACAGCCCTGCGCAATGACCTGGAAGGACTGGCCAACCGGCTCAATCGGGAAACCTTCGCCATCGAAGGCAGCGTGATCGCCCTGGCGGGCATCATCCAGCCCATGCTGCACTCAGACATGACGCCATCGGAACATGCCTGGGAAATCCAAAGCACCCTGGATCAACTGGCCTCGTCGGTCAAAGGCATCGCCTATCTGATGGATCCCAAAGGGGTGGTGTTCTCCGCCTCCAACCGGGACACCCCCGGCAGCTTTCTAAGCCAGAACTACCGTTTCCGTCCCTACTTCCAGGAAGCCATGGAAGGCCGGATCGGACACTATTTCGCCTACGGGGTTACCTCCGGCGAACCGGGCTATTACGCCGGCGCCCCCATTCGCGCCCGTGGAGGAAGCCAGGAGATCATCGCGGTGGCGGTGATCAAAAAAACACTCCTCGAATCCGAACTGGGATTCAAAAAATTCTCCCACGCCTTTTTGCTCAATCCGCATGGCGTGGCGCTGCTCTCCGGCCAGGAGGGGTTCACCCCCAGACCCCTCTGGCCCCTGGATGCCGCCATCCTGAACCATCTGGAAACCTCCAAACAATTCGGCCCCTTGAACGAACACAAATCGGTCTTCAAAAAAGAACTGCTGGATGACACCCGGCTGGAAATCGAGCATACCCCGTATATCGTCGGGCGTCTGGCCATCAACCAGGAAGGGTGGTCGATCCTGCTGCTGAAAGCCGAAAAAACCACCCGGGTCAACCGCATGCTGGGCATTCTCATCGCTCTGCTGGTCAGCATTCTGATGCTCACCTATTATCTGGTGCTCCACCGGGAGACCACGGTGCTGTTCAACGCCCGCAAAATGGCCGAAGACGCCAGCCAGACCAAATCCTATTTTCTGGCCAACATGAGCCACGAAATCCGCACCCCCATCAACGCGGTCATGGGCATGATCCATCTGGCCTTGCAGACCAATCTCAACACCCAGCAGCGCCATTATCTCGCCCGCATCGAGGAGGCGGGACGCACCCTGTTGCACATCATCAACGACATTCTGGACTTCTCCAAAATCGAAGCCGGCAAGCTCTCCCTGGAATCCATCCCCTTCGCCCTGGACAAGGTGGCGGATCGGGTGGCCGCCATGGTGGCGCCCAAAACCCAGGACAAGGCCCTGGAACTGATCGTCTTCGTGGATCACCAACTCCCTTCGGTGCTGATGGGGGATCCTCTGCGACTGGGACAGATCCTGCTCAACCTGATGAGCAATGCGGTCAAGTTCACCGAGTCGGGGGAGGTCTCTTTGGAAATCCTGTGCGCCGGGATCACCAATCAGACCGCCCGGGTAGACTTCCGGGTACGCGACACCGGCATCGGCATGACTCCGGATCAAATAGCACGTCTTTTCAACGCCTTCACCCAGGCTGACTCTTCCACCACCCGCCGCTATGGGGGCACCGGGCTGGGTCTGGCCATCTGCCGTCATCTGGTGGAACAAATGGGTGGAGAAATCCGCTTGACCAGTGAACCGGGTCAAGGGAGTCAGTTCTCCTTCCAGCTTCCCTTTCCCCTCGCCGGCAAACACAACGACACCCTCCCCGACACCCCGGAAATCCCCTTGCGGCTCACCGCCTCCCGCATGCTGGTGGTGGATGATCATCCCATGGCCCGCCGGGTATGCCGGGAGATGCTCGCCCCCTATCCCTGCCGCATCGAGGAGGCGGAAAACGGCCTCCAGGCCGTGGATCGTGTCTTGCGCGCCGCCCCGGACGATCCGTTCGATCTGGTGCTCATGGACTGGCGCATGCCCGGCATGGATGGCCTGGAGGCGATGCGTCGCATCCGGGAAACGTTGGGCACCGAGGCGCCGCCAGTCATCCTGGTGACCGCGTTCGGCCATGATGAGGTCAACACCTCCTCCAGCCGCGAGGAGGTGCCCTGGTTCCTGATGAAACCCTTCACCGCCTCGGCGCTCCTGGAGATGATCGCCCACGCCCAGGGAGGACGCAATCTGCCCCGGGTCCGGGAGATCCACACCAAACCCGTCATCGGCGGACGACTGCTGCTGGTGGAAGACAATGAACTCAATCAAGAGGTGGCCAAAGGCATTCTGGCCATGGCGGGCTGCCGGGTGGAGGTGGCGGTCAACGGGGTCGAGGCGGTGGAAAAGGTGCAAACCGGTGGTTTCGATCTGGTGCTCATGGATGTGCAGATGCCGGTGATGGACGGTTTCGAGGCCACCCGGCGCATCCGGGCCGACCAGAAATGGCAAACCCTGCCCATCATTGCCATGACCGCCAACGCCATGAGCGGAGACCGGGAGTTGTGTTTGCGGGCCGGCATGAACGACTATGTCACCAAGCCCATCGAACCGCATATTCTCTACGACACGCTGCTCAAGTGGCTGCCGGACACCGTGGAAAAACCCTCCCCGTCTCTGGAGGAACACCTCCCATCCCTCCCCGAGGCCACCGCCGTCCGAACCGGAAAAACCACGACCCTGCCTCCCCTGCCCGGTCTGGATACCCGCATGGGACTGGCCACCATGGGCGGAGACGAAACGTTGTATCGCAATATTCTGTCACGCTTTGTCCACAATCAGGGGGAGGCGGGACGGGTCATGACCGAACTGCTCGCCAAACCGGATTACGCCACCCTGGAACGGACCGCCCACACCCTCAAAGGGGTGGCGGCCAGCATCGGCGCCTGCGGTCTGCGGGACGCCGCCGCAGCCATCGAACGGGCCACCCATCCCGGCGGCGGCCAGGACCACGCCCCCTTGCCCCTGCTGGTGGAACGGGCCACCACAGAACTGGAAGCCGTGGTGGCCACCATTACCCATGCCTTTCCGACTCCGGAACCACAGGCGCCCCACCCCCCGCCGGATCACGCCACGGATGCGGCACGGCTGACCCCGTTGTTCCGACAGGCCAACACCTTGATCTATCACTTTGATTCCGGAGCCGATGCCGTGATCGACGCCATGGAAGGGGTGATCACCACCGATGCACAACGAGAACGTTTGCGCACCTTGAAAATTCTGCTGGAAGGCTACGATTATGAAGGGGCGCTGGATGCCCTGCGCCAATGGGCCACCGAGGCCGGGGTCGAACTGGAGTCACCCCCATGA